Proteins from a single region of Pseudarthrobacter sp. NIBRBAC000502772:
- the treS gene encoding maltose alpha-D-glucosyltransferase, producing the protein MSFNPQSSSQHFTPKSTFELNAPGLAHDPLWYRKAVFYEVLVRAFADANGDGSGDFSGLIDRLDYLQWLGVDCLWLPPFFQSPLRDGGYDISDYNSVLDEFGTISDFKRLVAESHARGVRVIIDLPLNHTSDQHPWFQESRKDPDGPFGDFYVWSDTDEKYQDARIIFVDTEESNWTFDPIRRQFFWHRFFSHQPDLNFENPKVIEALFDVVRFWLDQGIDGFRADAIPYLFEEEGTNCENLPATHDFLRKLRAMVDEGYPGRVIIAEANQPPNEVVEYFGTAEEPECHMAFHFPIMPRLYYALRDQKAAPIIETMHDTPEIPEGAQWGTFLRNHDELTLEMVTADERAAMLGWYAPDPRMRANIGIRRRLAPLLDNSRAEIELINALLLSLPGSPFLYYGDEIGMGDNIWLDDRDAVRTPMQWNPDRNAGFSSADPGKLYLPVIQSLVYNYAMANVEAEAAHSGSLLRWTRQILSVRKNHPAFGLGAFKHVEADHDAIVAYIRELSEDNTAGLPGESILCAFNLSQHPVAVKLRIPQFAGRGLRDVFGGQPFPGIDDNGSLTLTLGSHDFFWLRIRSATSNPASPYTQALPILSIEN; encoded by the coding sequence GTGAGCTTTAACCCGCAGAGTTCCAGCCAGCATTTCACCCCCAAGAGCACCTTTGAGCTGAACGCCCCTGGCCTGGCCCACGATCCGCTCTGGTATCGGAAAGCTGTGTTCTATGAGGTGCTGGTGCGGGCCTTCGCGGATGCGAACGGCGACGGTTCGGGGGACTTTTCCGGCCTGATCGACCGGCTGGACTACCTGCAGTGGCTCGGCGTGGATTGCCTGTGGCTGCCGCCGTTCTTCCAGTCGCCGCTGCGTGACGGCGGCTATGACATTTCGGACTACAACTCCGTCCTGGATGAGTTCGGCACCATCAGCGACTTCAAGCGGCTGGTGGCCGAGTCCCATGCCCGCGGCGTCCGGGTCATCATTGACCTGCCGCTGAACCACACCTCGGACCAGCACCCCTGGTTCCAGGAATCGCGCAAGGACCCGGACGGTCCCTTTGGCGACTTTTACGTGTGGAGCGACACTGACGAGAAGTACCAGGACGCCCGCATCATCTTCGTGGACACGGAGGAGTCCAACTGGACCTTCGACCCCATCCGCCGGCAGTTCTTCTGGCACCGTTTTTTCAGCCACCAGCCTGACCTGAACTTTGAGAACCCCAAGGTCATCGAAGCGCTCTTTGACGTGGTCCGTTTCTGGCTGGACCAGGGCATCGACGGTTTCCGGGCGGACGCCATCCCGTACCTCTTCGAGGAAGAGGGGACCAACTGCGAAAACCTGCCGGCCACCCATGACTTCCTGCGCAAGCTGCGGGCCATGGTGGATGAAGGCTACCCGGGCCGGGTCATCATCGCCGAGGCCAACCAGCCGCCCAACGAGGTGGTGGAATACTTCGGAACAGCGGAAGAGCCCGAATGCCACATGGCCTTCCACTTCCCCATCATGCCGCGCCTCTACTACGCCCTGCGGGACCAGAAGGCCGCTCCGATCATCGAGACCATGCATGACACCCCGGAGATCCCCGAAGGAGCTCAGTGGGGGACGTTCCTGCGCAACCACGATGAACTGACGCTGGAGATGGTCACGGCCGACGAGCGTGCGGCAATGCTGGGCTGGTATGCCCCGGACCCCCGGATGCGCGCCAACATCGGGATCCGGCGCCGGCTTGCGCCGTTGCTGGACAATTCGCGGGCCGAGATCGAACTGATCAATGCGCTGCTGCTGTCGCTGCCTGGCAGCCCGTTCCTGTACTACGGGGACGAGATCGGCATGGGGGACAACATCTGGCTCGACGACCGCGATGCTGTGCGCACCCCCATGCAGTGGAACCCGGACCGGAACGCAGGATTCTCCAGCGCTGATCCCGGCAAGCTCTACCTGCCGGTCATCCAGTCGCTGGTGTACAACTACGCCATGGCCAACGTGGAAGCCGAGGCCGCCCACTCCGGTTCCCTGCTCCGCTGGACCCGGCAGATCCTCAGCGTCCGCAAGAACCACCCTGCCTTCGGGCTGGGCGCGTTCAAACACGTCGAAGCCGACCACGACGCCATTGTGGCGTATATCCGGGAACTTTCGGAGGACAACACTGCGGGGCTCCCCGGCGAATCCATTCTGTGCGCGTTCAACCTCTCGCAGCACCCCGTCGCGGTAAAACTGCGGATTCCCCAGTTTGCCGGCCGCGGACTCCGCGATGTGTTCGGCGGTCAGCCGTTCCCCGGGATCGACGACAACGGATCGCTGACGCTGACCCTGGGAAGCCACGATTTCTTCTGGCTACGGATCCGCTCTGCGACGTCCAACCCGGCCTCCCCGTACACGCAGGCACTGCCCATCCTGTCCATCGAGAACTGA
- a CDS encoding 1,4-alpha-glucan branching enzyme → MAQPTLTAPLSAVLREWLPHQRWFPVKTADFSLEQAGSLSLEDAAGQARLEIFLLSVSSRTADGGLRTDVVQVPLSYRASPLAGAERALVGQAPGAGMAWIYDAVHDPSFVSSWLELIRSEACSSTGSATGHRTRSEHRLPTAHGMVKVLSGEQSNSSVIVDDGESAAIVKFFRVLSEGINPEVEVGAALTAQGTFEVPATLGWVRGEWQAPVSSELPAQVPSQGELAVAHEFLAGGRDAWRLAVDAARTGADFTAEAHALGAATATVHRRLAEALGTAVEPAPGQLIAPVVAQRVRQAWGEARAAVGPYDDALEALLGELDGVPAGPLQRIHGDLHLGQILQVPGHGGQPGRWAILDFEGEPLRPIAERNFPDVPLRDVVGMLRSFDYAAGAAEREYQGARVPASWVDDCADAFLAGYAAVTPGTIDRTSPLFVALWLDKALYEVVYELRNRPDWLAIPTNASRRLLSVKGSGDQAGAASEGMKMTGSARTDRPRVPLHVDPDTLARVANGEHHAPHSVLGAHLDDHGHVTVRTLKHLAEAVSVVTAVGSVPMTHENNGVWVAVLEPLQAGHVPDYRLEVTYAGAAPLTVDEPYRYLPTVGEVDLHLIGEGRHEKLWEVLGAHVQHYKSSLGDVDGVSFAVWAPNAQAVRVKGDFNAWDGRENSLRSLGSSGVWEVFLPGVLAGACYKFEIKSKSGHWVEKADPLAFGTEVPPLTASRVVEPSYVFKDAEWMAARAQRDPHNSPMSAYEVHLGSWRLGLGYRELAKELVDYVKWLGFTHVEFMPVAEHPFGGSWGYQVTSYFAPTSRFGHPDEFRFLVDSLHQAGIGVLLDWVPAHFPKDAWALAQFDGEPLYEHADPNLGEHPDWGTLIFDFGRTEVRNFLVSNALYWLDEFHIDGLRVDAVASMLYLDYSREDGQWSPNRFGGRENLEAISFLQEVNATVYKTHPGAVMIAEESTAFPGVTAPTSHGGLGFGLKWNMGWMHDSLKYASEDPVNRKWHHGTLTFSMVYAFTENFLLPISHDEVVHGKGSMLRKMPGDRWQQLANLRAFFAYQWAHPGKQLIFMGTEFGQEAEWSEQHGLDWYLADIPAHRGLQLLTKDLNELYSSTPALYARDNEPGGFQWINGGDADRNVLTFVRWDKDGNPLVCAVNFSGGPHVGYVLGVPAAGGWTEVLNTDAAAYGGSGVLNSGELIALDEGLDGQPASLTVTLPPLGAAYFKPVPLAAGGPKSVNPLS, encoded by the coding sequence ATGGCCCAGCCCACCCTCACAGCCCCACTAAGCGCCGTCCTTCGAGAATGGCTTCCGCACCAGCGGTGGTTCCCCGTGAAGACAGCCGACTTTTCGCTGGAACAGGCAGGCAGCCTGAGCCTTGAAGATGCCGCCGGGCAGGCCCGGCTGGAGATCTTCCTGCTGTCTGTTTCCTCCCGGACGGCCGACGGCGGACTCCGCACTGACGTGGTCCAGGTCCCGCTGAGTTACCGGGCAAGTCCGCTTGCCGGAGCGGAGCGGGCACTGGTGGGCCAGGCTCCCGGGGCCGGCATGGCCTGGATCTACGACGCCGTGCATGATCCCTCCTTTGTGTCCTCCTGGCTGGAGCTGATCCGGTCCGAAGCGTGCTCGAGCACGGGTTCGGCGACGGGCCACCGCACGCGGTCGGAGCACCGCCTGCCTACCGCCCACGGAATGGTCAAAGTCCTGTCTGGCGAGCAGTCCAACAGCTCTGTCATTGTTGACGACGGCGAGTCCGCAGCGATCGTGAAATTCTTCCGCGTCCTCTCCGAAGGGATCAACCCTGAGGTCGAGGTAGGGGCGGCACTGACGGCCCAGGGCACCTTCGAGGTTCCGGCCACGCTCGGGTGGGTCCGCGGGGAATGGCAAGCGCCGGTGTCATCGGAGCTCCCGGCACAGGTGCCATCGCAGGGCGAGCTTGCCGTAGCCCACGAATTCCTCGCGGGCGGCCGCGATGCCTGGCGCCTGGCCGTGGATGCCGCGCGCACCGGTGCTGACTTCACCGCCGAGGCGCATGCCCTGGGAGCGGCCACAGCCACAGTCCACCGGCGGCTGGCGGAAGCACTCGGCACAGCGGTTGAACCGGCCCCGGGTCAGCTCATTGCGCCCGTAGTCGCCCAGCGGGTCCGGCAGGCATGGGGGGAAGCCAGAGCCGCCGTCGGGCCTTACGACGACGCGCTTGAGGCTCTGCTTGGCGAGCTCGACGGCGTGCCGGCAGGGCCGCTGCAGCGGATCCACGGCGATCTCCACCTCGGGCAGATCCTGCAGGTCCCCGGCCACGGCGGCCAGCCCGGCCGGTGGGCCATCCTTGATTTTGAAGGTGAGCCACTGCGGCCCATCGCCGAACGCAACTTCCCCGATGTGCCGCTCCGGGACGTGGTGGGAATGCTGCGTTCCTTCGACTATGCGGCAGGGGCGGCGGAACGCGAATATCAGGGTGCCCGCGTACCGGCGTCCTGGGTCGATGATTGCGCGGACGCGTTCCTTGCCGGCTATGCCGCAGTCACACCCGGCACCATCGACCGGACTTCACCGCTCTTTGTGGCATTGTGGCTGGACAAGGCCCTTTACGAAGTCGTATATGAATTGCGGAACAGACCTGACTGGCTGGCCATTCCAACGAATGCGTCCAGGCGGCTCCTCAGCGTTAAAGGCTCCGGCGATCAGGCCGGAGCAGCATCGGAAGGTATGAAAATGACAGGCTCAGCACGTACAGACCGGCCCCGGGTGCCTCTTCACGTGGACCCGGACACGTTGGCCCGCGTGGCGAACGGCGAACACCACGCGCCGCACTCAGTGCTCGGCGCCCACCTGGACGACCACGGCCATGTGACGGTCCGGACGCTTAAGCACCTCGCGGAGGCAGTGAGCGTGGTGACTGCCGTGGGCTCAGTGCCCATGACCCACGAAAACAACGGGGTATGGGTGGCAGTCCTCGAACCGCTGCAGGCCGGCCACGTCCCCGACTACCGGCTGGAAGTCACCTACGCCGGTGCCGCGCCCCTGACGGTGGATGAGCCGTACCGTTACCTGCCCACCGTGGGTGAAGTGGACCTGCACCTGATCGGCGAGGGCCGGCACGAGAAGCTCTGGGAAGTCCTGGGCGCGCACGTCCAGCACTACAAGTCCTCGCTCGGCGATGTTGACGGCGTCTCCTTCGCCGTCTGGGCACCGAACGCGCAGGCGGTCCGCGTCAAGGGCGATTTCAATGCCTGGGACGGCCGCGAAAATTCGCTCCGCTCGCTGGGGTCATCGGGCGTGTGGGAAGTCTTCCTTCCAGGCGTTTTAGCAGGAGCGTGCTACAAATTCGAGATCAAATCCAAGAGCGGGCACTGGGTCGAAAAGGCGGACCCCTTGGCCTTCGGCACCGAAGTCCCGCCGCTGACGGCGTCTCGCGTGGTGGAACCGTCCTACGTTTTCAAGGACGCCGAATGGATGGCGGCACGCGCCCAGCGTGACCCGCACAATTCGCCGATGAGCGCCTACGAGGTCCACCTCGGATCCTGGCGCCTTGGCCTGGGCTACCGCGAGCTCGCCAAAGAGCTGGTGGACTACGTCAAATGGCTGGGCTTCACGCACGTTGAGTTCATGCCCGTGGCCGAACATCCCTTCGGCGGCTCCTGGGGCTACCAGGTGACGTCCTACTTTGCGCCGACGTCGCGCTTTGGCCATCCGGACGAATTCCGGTTCCTGGTGGATTCCCTGCACCAGGCCGGAATCGGCGTGCTGCTGGACTGGGTCCCGGCGCACTTCCCCAAGGATGCCTGGGCGCTGGCCCAGTTCGACGGCGAACCCCTGTACGAGCACGCCGACCCGAACCTGGGCGAGCACCCCGACTGGGGAACGCTGATCTTCGACTTCGGCCGCACCGAGGTGCGGAACTTCCTGGTGTCCAACGCGCTGTACTGGCTTGATGAGTTCCACATCGACGGACTCCGGGTTGATGCGGTGGCCTCGATGCTGTACCTGGACTATTCGCGCGAAGACGGGCAGTGGTCGCCCAACCGCTTTGGCGGACGCGAGAACCTGGAAGCCATTTCCTTCCTCCAGGAAGTCAACGCCACCGTCTACAAGACACACCCGGGCGCGGTGATGATCGCCGAAGAGTCCACGGCTTTCCCCGGTGTCACCGCCCCCACAAGCCACGGCGGCCTGGGCTTCGGGCTCAAGTGGAACATGGGTTGGATGCACGACTCCCTCAAGTACGCCTCCGAGGACCCGGTCAACCGGAAGTGGCACCACGGTACCTTGACGTTCTCTATGGTCTACGCGTTCACCGAGAACTTCCTGCTCCCCATCAGCCACGACGAAGTAGTGCACGGCAAGGGCTCCATGCTCCGGAAGATGCCGGGGGACCGCTGGCAGCAGCTGGCCAACCTGCGCGCCTTCTTTGCCTACCAGTGGGCGCACCCGGGAAAGCAGCTCATTTTTATGGGCACCGAATTCGGCCAGGAGGCTGAATGGTCCGAGCAGCACGGGCTGGACTGGTACCTGGCCGACATTCCGGCGCACCGCGGATTGCAGCTCCTCACCAAGGACCTCAACGAGCTCTACAGCTCGACGCCGGCCCTCTACGCGCGGGACAACGAGCCCGGTGGGTTCCAGTGGATCAACGGTGGGGACGCCGACCGCAATGTCCTGACGTTTGTCCGCTGGGACAAGGACGGCAATCCGTTGGTGTGCGCCGTCAACTTCTCCGGCGGGCCGCATGTGGGCTATGTCCTCGGCGTTCCCGCTGCCGGGGGCTGGACCGAAGTGCTCAACACTGATGCTGCGGCCTATGGCGGTTCAGGTGTTTTGAATAGCGGTGAGCTGATTGCCCTGGACGAAGGGCTTGATGGCCAGCCGGCATCGTTGACCGTGACGCTGCCGCCCCTGGGTGCGGCGTACTTCAAGCCCGTTCCTTTGGCGGCCGGCGGACCGAAGAGTGTGAACCCGCTCTCTTAA
- a CDS encoding dihydrofolate reductase family protein: MGKVVMYSSVSVDGFIADENDQPGPLFDWLTSGDVPLDGSGELKVSQTSYDYTRPYWDQIGATIAGRHVFDLTDGWDGKPPGGIDHVVVVTHRPKPEDWDPEAPFHFVDSVEAAVAKAQELAGDRIVEVAAGDVGGQVLAAGLVDEVRMDVVPVVFGSGKRYFGSVQAQHLLEDPDVVIQGNRVLHLRYPVRR; this comes from the coding sequence GTGGGCAAGGTGGTCATGTACAGCTCGGTGTCGGTGGACGGTTTCATCGCGGACGAGAACGACCAGCCCGGACCCTTGTTCGACTGGTTGACCAGCGGTGATGTCCCGTTGGACGGGAGCGGCGAGTTGAAGGTGTCGCAGACGTCCTACGACTACACCCGGCCGTACTGGGACCAGATCGGGGCGACAATCGCCGGCCGCCACGTCTTCGACCTGACGGACGGCTGGGACGGCAAGCCTCCGGGCGGGATCGACCACGTGGTCGTCGTAACGCACCGGCCGAAGCCCGAGGACTGGGACCCCGAGGCGCCATTTCACTTCGTCGACAGCGTTGAGGCGGCCGTGGCCAAGGCGCAGGAGCTCGCGGGTGACCGCATCGTCGAGGTCGCCGCTGGCGACGTCGGTGGCCAAGTGCTTGCCGCGGGACTGGTCGACGAGGTGCGCATGGACGTCGTACCCGTCGTGTTCGGGTCCGGCAAGCGCTACTTCGGGTCGGTCCAGGCACAGCACCTGTTGGAGGATCCCGACGTGGTGATTCAGGGCAACCGGGTGCTTCACCTGCGCTATCCGGTGCGCCGTTGA
- a CDS encoding SRPBCC domain-containing protein → MDNLFSHADDALPASVEPAENLEPVICTVTVPGPVAQAFAGFTDHTHLWWPLDSHGVYGAGSYVEFEENLIVETADDGRTAVWGSIDDWQPPLSFHASWHPGTTAIWSTELRVAFRAVESGTELRLVHNGWEGAEDPAAARADYAAGWPKVLDCFVRFMGGEA, encoded by the coding sequence ATGGATAACCTTTTCAGCCACGCGGACGACGCCCTCCCCGCTTCAGTTGAGCCCGCAGAGAACCTTGAACCTGTCATCTGCACTGTCACAGTGCCGGGGCCGGTGGCGCAGGCGTTCGCCGGCTTCACGGACCACACGCACTTGTGGTGGCCGCTGGATTCACACGGTGTGTACGGTGCAGGATCTTACGTTGAGTTTGAAGAGAACCTCATCGTGGAGACAGCTGACGACGGCAGGACCGCCGTCTGGGGTTCCATAGATGACTGGCAGCCGCCGCTTTCCTTCCATGCGTCCTGGCATCCCGGGACCACCGCCATCTGGTCCACCGAGCTGCGAGTCGCGTTCAGGGCCGTGGAATCCGGGACCGAGCTGCGCCTGGTCCACAACGGCTGGGAAGGTGCGGAGGATCCTGCCGCAGCGCGCGCCGACTATGCTGCCGGCTGGCCGAAGGTGCTGGACTGTTTCGTGAGGTTCATGGGCGGGGAAGCTTAG
- a CDS encoding LacI family DNA-binding transcriptional regulator, translated as MGPAGIKDVADRAGLSIATVSRALSGKANVSAKSRQLAKAAADELGFVPSYHASSLASGRNHNVGLVVPSIHRWYFSSVVEGVSGTLLDAGYDLTLYNVGDRPERRHSVLNDFLLRKRLDAVIAVALVLSESEIKQLLAIHRPIVGIGGALAGASTIRIDDARLARTATEHLLGLGHTRIAHITGDAELNQDFKLPGIRRAGFEAAMQAAGHAVRPEWVVSADFTIQGAYVCARNLLASAAGRPTAVFAASDEMAIGAILAARDFGLRVPQDLSVIGMDGHELGEVFGLTTINQDARGQGALAARMLLETLDAGAKRPAKGTPPSAAATDREYPTEFLVRNSTAVPPA; from the coding sequence GTGGGACCTGCGGGCATCAAGGACGTTGCCGACCGCGCCGGGCTGTCGATCGCCACTGTGTCACGGGCGCTCAGCGGCAAGGCGAATGTGTCGGCCAAGAGCCGCCAGCTGGCAAAGGCGGCAGCCGACGAACTGGGCTTCGTCCCGTCCTACCACGCGTCCAGCCTGGCTTCAGGCCGTAACCACAACGTGGGGCTGGTGGTCCCGTCCATCCACCGCTGGTACTTCTCGTCCGTGGTGGAGGGCGTGTCCGGCACCTTGCTCGACGCCGGCTACGACCTCACCCTGTACAACGTGGGTGACCGGCCGGAACGCCGCCACAGCGTCCTGAACGATTTCCTGCTCCGCAAGCGGCTGGATGCGGTCATCGCTGTGGCGCTGGTCCTGAGCGAGTCAGAAATCAAACAGCTCCTGGCAATCCACCGTCCGATCGTCGGCATCGGCGGTGCCCTGGCCGGCGCATCCACCATCAGGATTGATGACGCCCGCCTGGCCAGGACAGCCACCGAGCATCTCCTCGGGCTGGGCCACACGCGAATCGCACACATCACCGGCGATGCCGAATTGAACCAGGACTTCAAACTCCCCGGGATACGCCGCGCTGGCTTTGAGGCAGCAATGCAGGCTGCGGGGCATGCTGTCCGCCCCGAATGGGTAGTGTCCGCGGACTTCACTATCCAGGGCGCCTATGTGTGTGCCCGTAATCTCCTGGCCTCCGCAGCCGGGCGGCCCACTGCGGTTTTTGCAGCCTCCGATGAGATGGCGATCGGGGCCATCCTTGCCGCCCGCGATTTCGGCCTGCGCGTGCCGCAGGATCTCTCCGTGATCGGCATGGACGGGCACGAACTGGGCGAGGTTTTCGGGCTGACCACCATCAACCAGGATGCACGCGGCCAAGGCGCCCTGGCGGCCCGCATGCTGTTGGAAACGCTCGACGCCGGCGCGAAGCGGCCTGCCAAGGGCACGCCACCGTCAGCAGCGGCCACCGACCGGGAGTACCCTACGGAGTTCCTCGTCCGGAACAGCACGGCCGTCCCGCCGGCCTGA